From Megalops cyprinoides isolate fMegCyp1 chromosome 18, fMegCyp1.pri, whole genome shotgun sequence, one genomic window encodes:
- the LOC118793654 gene encoding toll-like receptor 1, with amino-acid sequence MTTVIVDLSYQNLYSVPRDLPSITEALDISHNRIKRLTYDDFSAVPALRFLNASWNVLEEISSDAFRATSQLEYLDLSHNKLQNLLGQHYLLLTPKLQFLDLTFNCFFAMTLGDVFRNLKYLQNLGLSAEAVKTKDFRSIADIQLQNVFLQLQNLTTYEMGSLRHVRSEKVGIVVTNRATDRALIADALSTFNQAELAGINCSQNYLVEYLRLKPIIKATHLHLTNIEIPWDQATDVINLVIESSIEHISVYMVTITGQITEHEITSTSHLQSFSIKRGEVTNFIFPQSSLYNFFINMKVESFTMAETPIVHMNCPQALSNIKMMDLSNNALSESVFFDKGMECKNLKALETLILRGNRLENLKELSHRVQYMTTLQHLDVSFNSLMYKEEFGDCQWPLDIVHLNLSSNSLDRSVFNCLPISTETLDLQNNQIDSLPDFLLRLNALTMLDLSSNRLQDIPHCRFFKNLEVLLLSDNSLYTPTMSIVGSCPRLKAVDVSKNPFMCTCALRGFVGLQERYPIKLLHWPHFYRCSYPDSWRGTLLKDFHLPDVSCNAGILAAAILCPAVVIAIITLALCKQLDVPWYLGMIWQWTQAKHRARNQENLEGFQFHAFVSYSQHDADWVKNKLLPSLEEDRTLRVCQHERNFVPGKTIVENIVRCVETSYRCIFVLSSHFVRSEWCHYELYFAQHQRLSRGSDSVILILLEPLPQYLIPSKFNQLKAMMTRRTYLEWPQDSNKHKLFWAHLRAALQAPLPPPPNHSLNP; translated from the coding sequence ATGACAACAGTCATTGTGGACCTCTCATATCAGAACCTGTACTCAGTGCCCAGGGACTTGCCATCTATCACAGAGGCTCTGGATATCTCCCACAACAGAATAAAGCGTCTCACCTATGACGATTTCTCAGCCGTTCCGGCTCTGAGATTTCTCAATGCGTCTTGGAACGTGCTCGAAGAGATCAGTTCGGATGCATTCAGGGCAACATCACAGCTGGAGTACCTCGACCTCTCTCACAACAAGCTTCAGAACCTGTTGGGTCAACACTACCTGCTGCTCACGCCCAAACTGCAGTTCCTGGACTTGACGTTCAACTGCTTTTTTGCCATGACTCTCGGAGACGTGTTCCGCAATCTTAAGTATTTGCAGAACCTGGGACTCAGTGCAGAGGCAGTAAAGACCAAGGACTTCAGAAGCATTGCTGACATTCAGCTACAGAACGTGTTTCTTCAATTACAAAACCTCACCACTTACGAAATGGGCAGCTTGAGGCACGTCCGATCTGAGAAAGTTGGCATTGTTGTTACTAACCGTGCCACAGACAGGGCGCTGATCGCCGATGCCCTGTCTACTTTCAATCAAGCCGAACTGGCAGGCATTAACTGCAGCCAAAACTACCTGGTGGAATATCTGAGACTGAAACCTATCATAAAAGCCACTCACCTTCACTTGACTAATATTGAGATACCCTGGGACCAGGCAACTGATGTGATCAACCTGGTTATCGAGTCTTCCATTGAACACATCAGTGTGTACATGGTGACAATAACAGGGCAGATCACTGAGCATGAGATAACCAGCACATCTCATTTACAGTCCTTCAGCATTAAACGGGGAGAGGTCACTAATTTCATCTTCCCCCAGAGTTCCCTCTACAACTTTTTCATTAACATGAAAGTGGAGAGCTTCACAATGGCAGAGACACCAATCGTGCATATGAACTGCCCACAGGCCTTGAGTAACATAAAAATGATGGACCTTTCTAACAATGCATTGTCTGAGAGCGTTTTCTTTGACAAAGGGATGGAATGCAAGAACCTGAAGGCACTTGAAACTTTGATTTTGAGGGGGAACCGTCTGGAAAACCTGAAGGAGCTGAGCCACCGAGTGCAGTACATGACCACACTTCAACACCTGGATGTGAGCTTTAACTCGCTGATGTATAAGGAGGAATTTGGGGACTGCCAATGGCCCTTGGACATCGTCCACCTGAACCTGTCCTCCAACAGCCTGGACCGCTCCGTCTTCAACTGCCTGCCTATCAGCACGGAAACTCTGGACCTTCAGAATAACCAGATTGATTCCCTCCCTGACTTCCTGCTCCGCCTGAATGCACTGACGATGCTGGATCTGAGCTCCAATCGGCTTCAGGACATCCCACACTGtcgtttttttaaaaatctggaGGTGCTCCTTCTGAGTGACAACTCCCTGTATACACCGACTATGAGCATCGTGGGAAGCTGCCCTCGCCTGAAGGCTGTGGATGTCAGCAAGAACCCcttcatgtgcacatgtgccCTCAGGGGGTTTGTAGGCCTGCAGGAACGCTATCCAATCAAACTCCTGCACTGGCCACACTTCTACCGTTGCAGCTACCCAGATTCCTGGCGTGGCACGCTTCTGAAGGACTTCCACCTTCCAGACGTATCTTGCAATGCAGGTATACTGGCGGCGGCCATCCTCTGCCCTGCTGTAGTGATCGCCATCATCACCTTGGCACTGTGCAAGCAGCTGGATGTGCCCTGGTACCTGGGGATGATTTGGCAGTGGACACAGGCCAAGCACCGGGCGAGGAACCAGGAGAACCTGGAGGGCTTTCAGTTCCACGCGTTTGTGTCCTACAGCCAGCATGATGCGGACTGGGTGAAGAACAAGCTCCTGCCCAGCCTGGAGGAGGACCGGACGCTTCGTGTTTGCCAGCACGAGCGCAACTTTGTCCCGGGGAAGACCATCGTGGAGAACATCGTGCGCTGCGTGGAGACCAGCTACCGCTGCATCTTCGTGCTGTCCTCGCACTTTGTCCGCAGTGAATGGTGCCACTACGAGCTCTACTTCGCCCAGCACCAGAGGCTCTCTCGCGGCTCGGACAGCGTCATCCTCATCCTGCTGGAGCCCCTGCCTCAGTACCTCATCCCCTCCAAGTTCAACCAGCTGAAGGCCATGATGACCCGCCGCACCTACCTGGAGTGGCCGCAGGACTCCAACAAGCACAAGCTCTTCTGGGCTCACCTGCGCGCCGCCCTGCaggcccccctgcccccaccgcCCAACCACAGCCTGAACCCTTAG
- the LOC118793657 gene encoding toll-like receptor 1 has product MTTVIVDLSYQNLYLVPRDLPPSTEALDISHNRIKRLTYDDFSAVPALRFLNASWNVLEEISSDAFRATSQLEYLDLSHNKLQNLLGQHYLLLTPKLQFLDLTFNCFSAMTLGDVFRNLKYLQNLGLSAEAVKSKDFISIANIQLQTVFLQLQNLTMYENGSLRHVRSEKVGIVVTNRATDRALIADALSTFNQVELAGISCSQNYLVEYLRLKPIIKATHLHLTNIEVSWDQATDVINLGIKSSIDHISVYMVTITGQITKREITSRPHLQSFIIKRAAVTNFFFFQGFLYNFFINMKVESFTMAETPIVHMNCPQALSNIKMMDLSNDALSESVFSDKGMECKNLKALETLILRGNRLENLKELSHRVQYMTSLQHLDVSFNSLMYKEEFGDCQWPLDIVHLNLSSNSLDRSVFNCLPISTETLDLQNNQIDSLPDFLLRLNALTMLDLSSNRLQDIPHCRFFKNLEVLLLSDNSLYTPTMSIVGSCPRLKAVDVSKNPFMCTCALRGFVGLQEHYPIKLLHWPHFYRCSYPDSWRDTLLKDFHLPDVSCNAGILAAAILCPAVVIAIITLALCKQLDVPWYLGMIWQWTRAKQRARNQENLEGLQFHAFVSYSQHDADWVKNKLLPNLEEDRTLRVCQHERNFVPGKTIVENIVRCVETSYRCIFVLSSHFVRSEWCHYELYFAQHQRLSRGSDSVILILLEPLPQYLIPSKFNQLKAMMARRTYLEWPQDSNKHKLFWAHLRAALQAPLPPPPNHSLNPY; this is encoded by the coding sequence ATGACAACAGTCATTGTGGACCTCTCATATCAGAACCTGTACTTAGTGCCCAGGGACTTGCCACCTAGCACAGAGGCTCTGGATATCTCCCACAACAGAATAAAGCGTCTCACCTATGACGATTTCTCAGCCGTTCCGGCTCTGAGATTTCTCAATGCGTCTTGGAACGTGCTCGAAGAGATCAGTTCGGATGCATTCAGGGCAACATCACAGCTGGAGTACCTCGACCTCTCTCACAACAAGCTTCAGAACCTGCTGGGTCAACACTACCTGCTGCTCACGCCCAAACTGCAGTTCCTGGACTTGACGTTCAACTGCTTTTCTGCCATGACTCTCGGAGACGTGTTCCGCAATCTTAAGTATTTGCAGAACCTGGGACTCAGTGCAGAGGCAGTAAAGAGCAAGGACTTCATAAGCATTGCTAACATTCAGCTACAGACTGTGTTTCTCCAATTACAAAACCTCACCATGTACGAAAATGGCAGCTTGAGGCACGTCCGATCTGAGAAAGTTGGCATTGTTGTTACTAACCGTGCCACAGACAGGGCGCTGATCGCCGATGCCCTGTCCACTTTCAATCAAGTCGAACTGGCAGGCATCAGCTGCAGCCAAAACTACCTGGTGGAATATCTGAGACTGAAACCTATCATAAAAGCCACTCACCTTCACTTGACTAATATTGAGGTGTCCTGGGACCAGGCAACTGATGTGATCAACCTGGGTATCAAGTCTTCCATTGACCACATCAGTGTGTACATGGTGACAATAACAGGGCAGATCACTAAGCGTGAGATAACCAGCAGACCTCATCTGCAGTCCTTCATCATTAAACGGGCTGCTGTCACtaacttcttcttcttccaggGCTTCCTCTACAACTTTTTCATTAACATGAAAGTGGAGAGCTTCACAATGGCAGAGACACCAATCGTGCATATGAACTGCCCACAAGCCTTGAGTAACATAAAAATGATGGACCTTTCCAACGATGCATTGTCTGAGAGCGTTTTCTCTGACAAAGGGATGGAATGCAAGAACCTGAAGGCACTTGAAACTTTGATTTTGAGGGGGAACCGTCTGGAAAACCTGAAGGAACTGAGCCACCGAGTGCAGTACATGACCTCACTTCAACACCTGGATGTGAGCTTTAACTCACTGATGTATAAGGAGGAATTTGGGGACTGCCAATGGCCCTTGGACATCGTCCACCTGAACCTGTCCTCCAACAGCCTGGACCGCTCCGTCTTCAACTGCCTGCCTATCAGCACGGAAACTCTGGACCTTCAGAATAACCAGATTGATTCCCTCCCTGACTTCCTGCTCCGCCTGAATGCACTGACGATGCTGGATCTGAGCTCCAATCGGCTTCAGGACATCCCGCACTGtcgtttttttaaaaatctggaGGTGCTCCTACTAAGTGACAACTCCCTGTATACACCGACTATGAGCATTGTGGGAAGCTGCCCTCGCCTGAAGGCTGTGGATGTCAGCAAGAACCCcttcatgtgcacatgtgccCTCAGGGGGTTTGTAGGCCTGCAGGAACACTATCCCATCAAACTCCTCCACTGGCCACACTTCTACCGTTGCAGCTACCCAGATTCCTGGCGTGACACGCTTCTGAAGGACTTCCACCTTCCAGACGTATCTTGCAATGCAGGTATACTGGCGGCGGCCATCCTCTGCCCTGCTGTAGTGATCGCCATCATCACCTTGGCACTGTGCAAGCAGCTGGATGTGCCCTGGTACCTGGGGATGATTTGGCAGTGGACGCGGGCCAAGCAACGGGCGAGGAACCAGGAGAACCTGGAGGGCCTTCAGTTCCACGCGTTCGTGTCCTACAGCCAACACGATGCGGACTGGGTGAAGAACAAGCTCCTGCCCAACCTGGAGGAGGACCGGACGCTTCGCGTTTGCCAGCACGAGCGCAACTTTGTCCCGGGGAAGACCATCGTGGAGAACATCGTGCGCTGCGTGGAGACCAGCTACCGCTGCATCTTCGTGCTGTCCTCGCACTTTGTCCGCAGTGAATGGTGCCACTACGAGCTCTACTTCGCCCAGCACCAGAGGCTCTCTCGCGGCTCGGACAGCGTCATCCTCATCCTGCTGGAGCCCCTGCCTCAGTACCTCATCCCCTCCAAGTTCAACCAGCTGAAGGCCATGATGGCCCGCCGCACCTACCTGGAGTGGCCGCAGGACTCCAACAAGCACAAGCTCTTCTGGGCTCACCTGCGCGCCGCCCTCCaggcccccctgcccccaccgcCCAACCACAGCCTGAATCCTTACTGA
- the LOC118793658 gene encoding toll-like receptor 1 produces the protein MTTVIVDLSYQNLYSVPRDLPPSTEALDISHNRIKRLTYDDFSAVPALRFLNASWNVLEEISSDAFRATSQLEYLDLSHNKLQNLLGQRYLLLTPKLQFLDLTFNCFSAMTLGDVFRNLKYLQNLGLSAEAVKSKDFISIANIQLQTVFLQLQNLTMYENGSLRHVRSEKVGIVVTNRATDRALIADALSTFNQVELAGINCSQNYLVEYLRLKPIIKATHLHLTNIEVSWDQATDVINLGIKSSIDHISVYMVTITGQITKREITSRPHLQSFIIKRAAVTNFFFFQGFLYNFFINMKVESFTMAETPIVHMNCPQALSNIKMMDLSNDALSESVFSDKGMECKNLKALETLILRGNRLENLKELSHRVQYMTSLQHLDVSFNSLMYKEEFGDCQWPLDIVHLNLSSNSLDRSVFNCLPISTETLDLQNNQIDSLPDFLLRLNALTMLDLSSNRLQDIPHCRFFKNLEVLLLSDNSLYTPTMSIVGSCPRLKAVDVSKNPFMCTCALRGFVGLQERYPIKLLHWPHFYRCSYPDSWRDTLLKDFHLPDVSCNAGILAAAILCPAVVIAIITLALCKRLDVPWYLGMIWQWTRAKQRARNQENLEGFQFHAFVSYSQHDADWVKNKLLPNLEEDRTLRVCQHERNFVPGKTIVENIVRCVETSYRCIFVLSSHFVRSEWCHYELYFAQHQRLSRGSDSVILILLEPLPQYLIPSKFNQLKAMMARRTYLEWPQDSNKHKLFWAHLRAALQAPLPPPPNHSLNPY, from the coding sequence ATGACAACAGTCATTGTGGACCTCTCATATCAGAACCTGTACTCAGTGCCCAGGGACTTGCCACCTAGCACAGAGGCTCTGGATATCTCCCACAACAGAATAAAGCGTCTCACCTATGACGATTTCTCAGCCGTTCCGGCTCTGAGATTTCTCAATGCGTCTTGGAACGTGCTCGAAGAGATCAGTTCGGATGCATTCAGGGCAACATCACAGCTGGAGTACCTCGACCTCTCTCACAACAAGCTTCAGAACCTGCTGGGTCAACGCTACCTGCTGCTCACGCCCAAACTGCAGTTCCTGGACTTGACGTTCAACTGCTTTTCTGCCATGACTCTCGGAGACGTGTTCCGCAATCTTAAGTATTTGCAGAACCTGGGACTCAGTGCAGAGGCAGTAAAGAGCAAGGACTTCATAAGCATTGCTAACATTCAGCTACAGACTGTGTTTCTCCAATTACAAAACCTCACCATGTACGAAAATGGCAGCTTGAGGCACGTCCGATCTGAGAAAGTTGGCATTGTTGTTACTAACCGTGCCACAGACAGGGCGCTGATCGCCGATGCCCTGTCCACTTTCAATCAAGTCGAACTGGCAGGCATCAACTGCAGCCAAAACTACCTGGTGGAATATCTGAGACTGAAACCTATCATAAAAGCCACTCACCTTCACTTGACTAATATTGAGGTGTCCTGGGACCAGGCAACTGATGTGATCAACCTGGGTATCAAGTCTTCCATTGACCACATCAGTGTGTACATGGTGACAATAACAGGGCAGATCACTAAGCGTGAGATAACCAGCAGACCTCATCTGCAGTCCTTCATCATTAAACGGGCTGCTGTCACtaacttcttcttcttccaggGCTTCCTCTACAACTTTTTCATTAACATGAAAGTGGAGAGCTTCACAATGGCAGAGACACCAATCGTGCATATGAACTGCCCACAAGCCTTGAGTAACATAAAAATGATGGACCTTTCCAACGATGCATTGTCTGAGAGCGTTTTCTCTGACAAAGGGATGGAATGCAAGAACCTGAAGGCACTTGAAACTTTGATTTTGAGGGGGAATCGTCTGGAAAACCTGAAGGAGCTGAGCCACCGAGTGCAGTACATGACCTCACTTCAACACCTGGATGTGAGCTTTAACTCGCTGATGTATAAGGAGGAATTTGGGGACTGCCAATGGCCCTTGGACATCGTCCACCTGAACCTGTCCTCCAACAGCCTGGACCGCTCCGTCTTCAACTGCCTGCCTATCAGCACGGAAACTCTGGACCTTCAGAATAACCAGATTGATTCCCTCCCTGACTTCCTGCTCCGCCTGAATGCACTGACGATGCTGGATCTGAGCTCCAATCGGCTTCAGGACATCCCGCACTGtcgtttttttaaaaatctggaGGTGCTCCTACTAAGTGACAACTCCCTGTATACACCGACTATGAGCATCGTGGGAAGCTGCCCTCGCCTGAAGGCTGTGGATGTCAGCAAGAACCCcttcatgtgcacatgtgccCTCAGGGGGTTTGTAGGCCTGCAGGAACGCTATCCCATCAAACTCCTCCACTGGCCACACTTCTACCGTTGCAGCTACCCAGATTCCTGGCGTGACACGCTTCTGAAGGACTTCCACCTTCCAGACGTATCTTGCAATGCAGGTATACTGGCGGCGGCCATCCTCTGCCCTGCTGTAGTGATCGCCATCATCACCTTGGCACTGTGCAAGCGGCTGGATGTGCCCTGGTACCTGGGGATGATTTGGCAGTGGACGCGGGCCAAGCAACGGGCGAGGAACCAGGAGAACCTGGAGGGCTTTCAGTTCCACGCGTTCGTGTCCTACAGCCAACACGATGCGGACTGGGTGAAGAACAAGCTCCTGCCCAACCTGGAGGAGGACCGGACGCTTCGCGTTTGCCAGCACGAGCGCAACTTTGTCCCGGGGAAGACCATCGTGGAGAACATCGTGCGCTGCGTGGAGACCAGCTACCGCTGCATCTTCGTGCTGTCCTCGCACTTTGTCCGCAGTGAATGGTGCCACTACGAGCTCTACTTCGCCCAGCACCAGAGGCTCTCTCGCGGCTCGGACAGCGTCATCCTCATCCTGCTGGAGCCCCTGCCTCAGTACCTCATCCCCTCCAAGTTCAACCAGCTGAAGGCCATGATGGCCCGCCGCACCTACCTGGAGTGGCCGCAGGACTCCAACAAGCACAAGCTCTTCTGGGCTCACCTGCGCGCCGCCCTCCaggcccccctgcccccaccgcCCAACCACAGCCTGAATCCTTACTGA
- the LOC118793659 gene encoding toll-like receptor 1 translates to MVVFSALNAHAENMTTVIVDLSYQNLYSVPRDLPPSTEALDISHNRIKRLTYDDFSAVPALRFLNASWNVLKEISSDAFRATSQLEYLDLSHNKLQNLLGQHYLLLTPKLQFLDLTFNCFSAMTLGDVFRSLTYLQNLALSAEAVKTKDFRSIANIQLQTVFLQLQNLTTYENGSLRHVRSEKVGIVVTNRATDRALIADALSTFNQVELAGINCSQNYLVEYLRLKPIIKATHLHLTNMEMSWDQATDLIDVGIESSVEHISVYIMTLVGDITWHDITQTSQLQSFSIKHVIVTAAISTSPDVLYSFFINMKVENLTVTNTEFVYMNCPRYLSNIKMMDFSKNLLTNSVFSFKGLECKNLKALETLILRGNRLENLKELSHRVQYMTSLQHLDVSFNLLMYKEEFGDCQWPLDIVHLNLSSNSLDRSVFNCLPISTETLDLQNNQIDSLPDFLLRLNALTMLDLSSNQLLDLPNCHFFRNLEVLLLSDNSLYTPTMSIVGSCPRLKAVDVSKNPFMCTCALRGFVGLQERYPIKLLHWPHFYRCSYPDSWRDTLLKDFHLPDVSCNAGILAAAILCPAVVIAIITLALCKQLDVPWYLGMIWQWTRAKQRARNQENLEGLQFHAFVSYSQHDADWVKNKLLPSLEEDRTLRVCQHERNFVPGKTIVENIVRCVETSYRCIFVLSSHFVRSEWCHYELYFAQHQRLSRGSDSVILILLEPLPQYLIPSKFNQLKAMMARRTYLEWPQDSNKHKLFWAHLRAALQAPLPPQPNHSLNP, encoded by the coding sequence ATGGTTGTTTTCTCTGCACTGAATGCACATGCAGAGAACATGACAACAGTCATTGTGGACCTCTCATATCAGAACCTGTACTCAGTGCCCAGGGACTTACCACCTAGCACAGAGGCTCTGGATATCTCCCACAACAGAATAAAGCGTCTCACCTATGACGATTTCTCAGCCGTTCCGGCTCTGAGATTTCTCAATGCGTCTTGGAACGTGCTCAAAGAGATCAGTTCGGATGCATTCAGGGCAACATCACAGCTGGAGTACCTCGACCTCTCTCACAACAAGCTTCAGAACCTGCTGGGTCAACACTACCTGCTGCTCACACCCAAACTGCAGTTCCTGGACTTGACGTTCAACTGCTTTTCTGCCATGACTCTCGGAGACGTGTTCCGCAGTCTTACGTATTTGCAGAACCTGGCACTCAGTGCAGAGGCAGTAAAGACCAAGGACTTCAGAAGCATTGCTAACATTCAGCTACAGACTGTGTTTCTCCAATTACAAAACCTCACCACGTACGAAAATGGCAGCTTGAGGCACGTCCGATCTGAGAAAGTTGGCATCGTTGTCACTAACCGTGCCACAGACAGGGCGCTGATCGCCGATGCCCTGTCCACTTTCAATCAAGTCGAACTGGCAGGCATCAACTGCAGCCAAAACTACCTGGTAGAATATCTGAGACTGAAACCTATCATAAAAGCCACTCACCTTCACTTGACTAATATGGAGATGTCCTGGGACCAGGCAACTGATTTGATCGATGTTGGTATAGAGTCTTCCGTCGAGCACATCAGCGTGTACATTATGACCCTTGTAGGAGATATCACTTGGCATGACATAACCCAGACATCTCAACTGCAATCCTTCAGCATTAAACATGTAATCGTCACTGCGGCTATCAGTACATCCCCAGATGTTCTCTACAGCTTCTTCATTAACATGAAAGTGGAGAACCTTACCGTTACAAATACGGAATTTGTGTATATGAACTGCCCACGGTATTTGagtaatataaaaatgatgGACTTTTCCAAAAACTTATTAACCAACAGCGTTTTCTCCTTTAAAGGGTTGGAATGCAAGAACCTGAAGGCACTTGAAACTTTGATTTTGAGAGGGAACCGTCTGGAAAACCTGAAGGAGCTGAGCCACCGAGTGCAGTACATGACCTCACTTCAACACCTGGATGTGAGCTTTAACTTGCTGATGTATAAGGAGGAATTTGGGGACTGCCAATGGCCCTTGGACATCGTCCACCTGAACCTGTCCTCCAACAGCCTGGACCGCTCCGTCTTCAACTGCCTGCCTATCAGCACGGAAACTCTGGACCTTCAGAATAACCAGATTGATTCCCTCCCTGACTTCCTGCTCCGCCTGAATGCACTGACGATGCTGGATCTGAGCTCCAATCAGCTTCTGGACCTCCCAAACTGTCACTTTTTCCGAAACCTGGAGGTGCTCCTACTAAGTGACAACTCCCTGTATACACCGACTATGAGCATCGTGGGAAGCTGCCCTCGCCTGAAGGCTGTGGATGTCAGCAAGAACCCcttcatgtgcacatgtgccCTCAGGGGGTTTGTAGGCCTGCAGGAACGCTATCCAATCAAACTCCTGCACTGGCCACACTTCTACCGTTGCAGCTACCCAGATTCCTGGCGTGACACGCTTCTGAAGGACTTCCACCTTCCAGACGTATCTTGCAATGCAGGTATACTGGCGGCGGCCATCCTCTGCCCTGCTGTAGTGATCGCCATCATCACCTTGGCACTGTGCAAGCAGCTGGATGTGCCCTGGTACCTGGGGATGATTTGGCAGTGGACGCGGGCCAAGCAACGGGCGAGGAACCAGGAGAACCTGGAGGGCCTTCAGTTCCACGCGTTCGTGTCCTACAGCCAACACGATGCGGACTGGGTGAAGAACAAGCTCCTGCCCAGCCTGGAGGAGGACCGGACGCTTCGCGTTTGCCAGCACGAGCGCAACTTTGTCCCGGGGAAGACCATCGTGGAGAACATCGTGCGCTGCGTGGAGACCAGCTACCGCTGCATCTTCGTGCTGTCCTCGCACTTTGTCCGCAGTGAATGGTGCCACTACGAGCTCTACTTCGCCCAGCACCAGAGACTCTCTCGCGGCTCGGACAGCGTCATCCTCATCCTGCTGGAGCCCCTGCCTCAGTACCTCATCCCCTCCAAGTTCAACCAGCTGAAGGCCATGATGGCCCGCCGCACCTACCTGGAGTGGCCGCAGGACTCCAACAAGCACAAGCTCTTCTGGGCTCACCTGCGCGCCGCCCTCCaggcccccctgcccccacagcCCAACCACAGCCTGAACCCTTAG